The window caccatgctggctggtgtAGGAAATAAGGCTGTTTGCATGCCCCTAAACAGGACTGAAAGAgaacccagccagggtaggagagctgtgtgcactcccgatTGGCAGTTgtgtggattgaaaataaaggggggggaggggagagtgatcgtggGGGAGCCGGGGTAGGGCAGGTGTGGCCaatccacattctgtccccagcatgtTACCAAGGGTAGCTGAAAAGCCATCCTAATCAGCTTCCtgctggcttccacacaatccctctcccctcctcctatcttgatctttgcaaacacatgacctCTATGGGCCAGAGGTGGGTGCCTAGCCAGATCCATGCAGAAGGTCAAGTTCCAAACCGAGGCCAGAAAGGTCAGAGGCAAGAGTGTAACCAAAAGCAGGTGACATGGAGATTTGAGGCACCAATCAATGTGTGGAAAGGCCAGAAGCAGATGTGAGATGGAAGCTAGGCAGGGGTCACCATCAGAGGGGAGGCactggaaactagggatgtgcatttcgtttcggatacaaaacgttttgtgccccaaacaggccatttcggctgttttgtaactgaaacaaaacacccagtgctcaaaacagaacattttgtagccaaaacaaaacatccctgtttcggatacaaaacattttgttgttttggctgtttcggaactccattttgaaatagcgaaaagtctttctccttcagtctccattttgagttttgacatctgtttgaatttccaatccttccagcctgcagattggccagcaaaagcatgggctggtctgctggcaattgcctccttattccttttaaggaaatttaagagtAAAATTTACACtaattggccagtggggcagtgtgcatttaccctcattggcaagtggggcagtgtgcacactgcatggggcagtgtgcatttcattgttgttgtttcatactgttgtgcatagatcagttgcatttctggggggtgggatgtgcatgtgcatgacctttggaaatctgcctggttctttgcaaagctctgctgctgttgatgtgtgatgttgatgttatttggggtggattcagggcagaaagggggctttgggggcagaagagtgggtcaggtggtagcaccccaatgggtgcctgctgtcacccagattccaaaggaattggggaaagggctgatttttaaaaagaatttctgaagtttacatgtctttggggcagaaaaggggtctgaggagcaaaacagtgggttgggttgccccaagaggtgcctgccacaacccagattccaaaggaatagggcaaagagctgatttcttaggaattgttgaagtttacgcatctttaaggtttctccccataggggataatggaggtttcagcagacccatgactccacctggggggggcactgggggggcCGAGAGTGAatggtgttgtagtgcacatagggtgccaaccaccgccatgggttgctaacccatggggtgctgggttctgttgtttctgaggtattctgagtgtagattctctggtagcatatgagattttcaacaacaaaccatgaatccattctcatatgctaccagagaatctacactcagaacatctcagaaacaacagaaccgagtaccccatgggttagcaacccatgggggtggttggcaccctctatgctctacactatcactcactctgggccaccctggtgcaccccaagtgcagttatggggctgctgaaacctccatcattccctatggggaagaactttaaagatgtgtaaactcaattaaatctttacaaatcagccctctgcccaattcccttgaaataattctggcagcttccttacctccactgggcactaccacccacccaattctactctgggccacccctttccccccaacgtgaagctatacttttgctgaaaactccataattccctatgggaaaaatcttaaacttcaaaaattcaccaaaaatcagccctttgcccaattcctctgaaatgtgggtggtagcttccacgcattgggcgctaccacccacacccactagttttgccctggggccattttttaaaatccaaaacgtttcggattcggattttgcaatttcaaacaaagaacagaaTTGGGGTATTTTGGATGGACTGAtatcgaacaaagaacaaaatgggggtgtttcggattcgggccaaaaacaaaacaggaaaaaaaaaacgcacaaccctactggaAACCTCTAGAGCAGCTACTCCATTGGACAAATTTATACAGCTCTCTGAGGCTAGGACTTTATAGGGCCTGGTGTGCTAGGATTGGCCCTTGAAGTCAGCTGACTGTATTGAGAGGTCAGCTGACTGTATTGAGGCCTAGATGGCATCTTTTGTGCCTAAAACTCAGTCCTGTAGTCTTTTCAAATCGGAAAAGAGATCTgttggtgttggaagtgaaggactttgcactgtctcttgtctcaatgacataggaggacagactagtgagtcagagggctagacggtcaagacactggtcatcccttctctactgctctgacactatccctttggaatgtagattgctactcagggacacttccttctttcctgccctgtcacttccttctctcttctcttcctgttccttctatcttgcaacatgcaagctcttcctcttccctgcacgatgtgtgcagagatgcagaatccatctgcatccagctagctcgatagattagagattctaactcctcactttcctatctagaatggagttctctaataaatatcacttatattgatttgaaactatgaactggctccaagttactttactttcaccatacacgcatgcctaactaaattccactgtgttgtgcctctgtgcactctgctataatgaaaaagggtttctcctaccagagagaattcccaacaggtggTACACCATGCAAGGCCCCTCAGAGCCTGATTTCTGGGGGTCCTGGTTCAAGGCATGCCCCAGGTGTCTTGCAGTACGTACACTAGACTTAAGGAAGGAAATTGGCTTGAGGAGCACCAAGGTCAAGCCTTAACTTTCCCAAGCAAGTTGTACCCCTTCAGAGAGAATTGTTTTccagtttgagaaacatttactGTTCATTTACTCTTTCCTCACTTAGATAACGGTTTATATTAAGTTTTGGGAATTGTCAAGAGTCCAAGGTTTTAAATGCTCCTGACATTTTGGCTCCAAATTTCATTTCTTACCTCCAAACCTCCCACTATCCATTTATgtgttctttttatattgtgtgaAGGCTGATTTATCCACAAGTCCATAACggttcctaaattatttttagccCAGCTATCACGAAGAACAGTTGCTTATATTTGCCATGTCATATCTCCTGTTAGGGCAATAAATCCTCTCTCCCCTACTCCATCCTGGTTTTGATGGAAAGAAATAGTGAGATTGTGTcccttgctgttactccccacgACTGTCTGTACCTCTCTTTTGGCTGCATATGATAGTTTCTACAGTAACACTGCAGTGTATTTATAACAAGCTTTATGAGTGATTGCTTGCTATATTACATTAGTCAGAGCAATTAATCTGATCTTATGATCATATGTCTATTTAgaacatgttaaaaaaaacctaaaacaGAAATCAgctactcagtggctgacatccagactaagttactcatgagtagtcccattgaagcAAATGGGTCAAGTTAGTCATTATTAACTTGTCTCATTCATTTCATTAGGATGATAGctggtattattattactatGGTGTGATAGCAATTATAAACCAGGGTTGTGAGTGTTCTGTGTATCCACAGTAGCTCTGCTCCCTCCACAAAAAATATTCCTTGTAAATAGAAAAATGGTATAGCAGGGATAGGGGTGGCTTAGAAACATGCTAAATTATATATGTAagacagggattttttttaatatggaggagcattcagcaATGGTACCCTCCCCCCTAGCTTCTGAATTGGCATAGCTGACTTCGCTATCTCATTTTGCAGCAGGTATAGATTGGTTCTTTGCCTCTTACAACTgcgaacagaggcgtatctagggaaaatagcgcctagggcaagcactgaaattgcgccccctgtccaaacatctgacatccatctttcagataacattaccatattatcagctcaaaaatacaagtcaagctagttaatcttttaatatttcaaaaactatttagcagtggacgtagccagaccaaaaaaaaaaagctggaaaactacaaatttcagtacgctggggctcacaaaatacccaaatactatgtggaggtgtacttggaaaactaaacagaagcacctgcctaattgtctactgtgcattgtagcatcactattacataagttttaaaaataaatggagaatttgacttttctcagatactctgaaaatgcagagtaaattgtgtcactgcttggaatatattctagtatttcagaaagataatgaaaatgagagaaagagagcaagaaactcccagtgggccttaatactaaggatttcacactgattcaaagacaaactcaccattaatagccatcacatttaactcacttatcacaagaagcaaagtaagagcaaatgaatacaatcctagctcataaacttcagctcagtattcacaagcacatagtgccaaactgaatatgtgtacagtgacttatattatattaaattaatttttttttaccagtagcccctttagggggcttcctaaaggccatggggggagtctgcaaaggttccctcccccccgctggcctctagggccttgcagggaccatttgagcatgggcggtgaccattaaaaaaaaatttttttttaatggccactgaaaacacaatggccaccgcgcatgctcaaatggcctctgtgaggcctggcatggcctagggcctcacagaggccatttgagcatgtgcagtggccattttgttttcagtggccatttttttaaaaaaagttaattttaaaaaatagcgcccggcccccttcaagtggcgcccggggcacgtgccctgcctgccctaccctagatatgcccctgactgAGAACTGCTGTTTCTCACATCTGTCCGGCACTAGTCTCTGCCCCAACCCTACAGTGAATTGTCATCCTGTGGATTTCTTAATGATTGCTGTCATTAAGAAACACACCATGTCGTTTTCTCATAACCCTGAGCATTCATTCAAGTGATCAAGTGAGCCAACTCGCTACACTATAAAACAGTTCACACATAATCATTaagagggtaggacaagcatcctacccatctttgggagctgtgcacattcCTGATTTTCAACCATCTTTTagcaaacaactagataggaggaGCAAGGGGTGAAAGTCTGCATGAAAGTCTTCATGAGCTAGGTAGGATGGCATCATCCTACCCAAAATGTGTAACCTGCATTTTAATGAGGTTGGAGGAACAGCTGTCCTACGTAGCTCCTCTCTCACAAACAATCACTCCccgctcctcctaccttgttgtttGCTCACAGACTCTCAAAAATTGGGAATGTGCATAGCTCCCAAAACTGAGTAGGATGCTTGTGAGCTtagtgatcatgtgaactgcctcttagtgatcatgtgaactgcctccaTGTTATGTACATGTGCATTACAATTTGTgattggtgttgttgttttatgtCATTGATGCATTGTCCCTTTCTCATTCTCCTCCCACTATTGACAACAGATAGTGCATGAAAAAGGTTGCCAGATCAAAAAAATATGCAAATATAAGACTCTGGTGGAACATTTATTCAATGCAGCTAGCTGGCTGCTTCTGTGCAATTGGGTTAACAACAGTATTAGACTTCTTAGCGACAGAGTGACTGTGAGCTGATGACTGTCATGTAGACAAAGTATAGGTGTTCTGTGTCTATTATTATTCTTTGTTTGACTTTAAAACAATCCATAATATGGATCAGCAAGTCTGATGTTCTTCAAAAGGCAAATCaatccatcttttttttttaaatgactaatACAAAATAAATGCAGTCATGGAAAGAATTAATCCGTGCTATACTATGCGTTAAAGTTATCTCAAATTAAATCACAGGACCTgaataaaacaacaaaaaggaaGCATTCTAAAAGTGTTTTGGAAATATGTTAATGAAATGATTAAGTCATAAGTGGTTCATTCCTAAGAAGGGGAGGCTGTGTATCTATTCTActttccaataaataaataaataaattgttctcAACACTACTTTTTTGTGTATACATATATGGTGCCAAACACCttgcatattaattttttttcatatttTGGACCCATAgatttaaactgcttttattgtaGTTCTCTCTCCTCTGAGTACTATAGTTCCATAAGGGAGGCCAGAGATATCCAATAGAACTCTTAGCACTCCATATGAAACTGTCAATCAgacatctagtttagtattgtctaatACTAATTTCCCAACCTTACCTGAAAGTGTCataacctgggaccttttgcttgcaaagcctgtgttctaccactgagctactccaagatagggctgagagagacgcctgcctgcaaccttggagaagccgctgcgcTGCCAgtcagatagaccaatggtctgactcagtatatggcagcttcctatgttcctatgtacagttctgtcccctaaaaaaaagaagaaaaacaattcccagcattctCTCGGGGATGTCATGAAAATTAAATTTGTATAAAACGCATATAAATATGTAATGTGATAACCTCAGGAAATATATACCCAGAGCTGCCTGGTCTGGCCTTGTCTACATTTCTCTAAAAGGCACAGAGGGGAAAACAAGCTGCAGTCCTACGcactcttacttgggaggaagcccattgaactaattgtttacttctgagtaagcctgcaaactgttctcaagaCTAAAATAAAATCAGCTACCATTTTATCACACACATACAGTGCTTTAAATCTGAAATGATAAGATCCGAATACAGGCTGTGACTGTGTGAACAGCACTTTGCTGTTCTCGTATGCAAGAAGTATCAAAACCCATATCGTATGGACTCATACCAAGCCTATATGTCGCGAAGCAATTTTAAGCTCCCATCTGAAAAGCACCCAGGAGACCTACATATGTCTCAGTCTCTCAGTTATACTTTCAGGGATAGCAAGGAGATCCACAAATTGAAAGACAATCTGGCACAGCAAGCActgagtttaaaaataaaaagaagaacagAACATCAGTCCTGTGTAAACATTCTAAGTCTTGAAAACTGCATTCAAACGGAAACGAGTAAGATATGCAGTTTCTTGTTCTAAAGTGATTGTACAATTATGTGattctcatttctctctctctctctctttttattcttgTAGCATATTCCATTACAGAGATTTTAAAAGCATTCAGATTGAATGGGGAGAAAGAGTAATGCCATGCATTTTATAtaatgtgtttgttttatgtaTCTACAGTACAGAAACTCTGCCTTCCATCATGCTGCAGATAGAACATTgaaaattaatacataaatagttCTATGGAAAACCAATTCAGGCTTAGCTCTGACACTGATATTTTGGCACTTGACATAACCATCTCTGTATTTCAGAAAATTACGGTTACCATGCTCTTCCAAGAAGGCACTTTCGGCCCACCATTCCAGACAACTCTGTGCATGACAAATGTTGTCAACTATAAAACTGGCTAGGTTTGTTTCCAGGAATTCTCCTTCCCCAATGGGCACTATGAATGTTTGACATTGTAAATTTAAGTTAATGAACAGCAGAGGACAGAAACAGGAAATTAATTTTGATCTTGTAATTTTTCAGCATGATGTCAGTAACCTAGATTCTGCGAAAGGGGGAAGGGAGGCATCCAATTAGGGTCGCTAATCCTCTGGGATCACCTGGGAGTCTACCAGAATCAGCATCAATTTCCAGTGACTACTGAAAGgtaactctctgtgtgtgtgaacaattgtttatatatatttatattaaaacaaTGTGTTAGACTCCTTACTCCAttagttagagatgtgcacagaagccagccgatcgcagctgctctaggctgcgcggcttgtttgccctcagccccaccccctggagcacgtggcactgggagctagctcccattggcccggctccgtctcggaggcggggctagcagcagtgagccggcagcaggcctgtgccggctcagtccttccctgACCGAGCAGAAGGAAGGACGTGCTGCTGCTCGGCTTCGGGGCCTCCACGTGGCCGGCTGGGTACCCGAATCGGAAGCCGGAGCAGGAGGCCCACGGGAGCGGAACGTCGGGGAGCAGTGCAGCGGCCCTTCGAGCGAGCAGCGGATTGGAGTGGCTCGGCGGCCGGGGCCTCTGTAGCCTAGCCGCCTGTGGTAACGGGCTCtggggggactgcaggagaggCTTTTAAGTCCTCCTCGGAACAGCCTTTGATCTTCGGGCCTCTCCACACAAGGGCTTCTAGGCCCCGGCAGGCCCAAGCTGCCCGGCATCGAGTGAGGGCAGCAGGCCGCCCCAGGCCCTCAGTAGGCCACGCCAGGCCTTCAGCGGGGGGGCAATTGACTAACccggtcatctggggggagggtTGATTGGACGTTGGGGGTGTTGGCTTGAACTGTGTGGAACCCCTTCAACCCAGGGCCCGTTTAGGCCTTCTGCTAAGGGCGGCCTTTGCCTTTATTCTCGGGCCTGTAGGGCCtaaccctccacacacacccattttgggGGCCTGCATTGACTAGGCCTCCCTGGTGGGCTCGTGGGCCTCCCCTGCCGGGCCTAAGctccatttgggggcctttcagTGGGGCTGGGCCTTACCACGGCTAGGTGGGGCAGGCGCTGTGACTCATAGGCCTTCCTTGCCAGCGTAGGCCTCAGTCAGGCCTTGCGCCGGCCAGGTCACTCGTTTACGCACTTGAGGGCAGGGTACAGGCCCATAAGCTTCATCCTTTGGGACATGGGCCCTAAGAAAGCCCCAGTTAAGAAAGCCCCAGTTAAAAAGGGTGGGAAGGCTCCAGACAAGAAGGGTGGCAAGCCAACGCGGCCACCTAAGAGGCCAAACGCACCCGCCGAATCCTCCTCCGACGATGAGGGCGATTTGGAACTGGGCGCCATCAGGGCGTTTATAGCACGGCTGCAGGCCCTTGAGAGGCAGCGCACCACTCTAGAGGGTGACAAGGCGGGCGGGGGGCCTTTGGGGGTGCCCCCACAAGCAAAAAAGTCAAACAGGGCggaaaagaaggcaaaactaATGCTGGGCTTTGCTGACCGTCTAGCAGctttggaggcggcggcgggaactGCCCACGAGGAACCAGCGGGGATCACGACACAACCGGCGGACTCAGGACCGGGAGACGGCAGGGACGACAATGGTGAGTCCCCACAGGGGGCCTGGCCGTGGGGACTGCCCTTTAGCACCCCCTACGGACCATACGGGTGGTTCCCAGGGCCAGTTAATTGGGCATCTCCACACGCCACCTGTAATCAGGTCTGGCAAGGGGGGAGCGCTGCTTTGCCCACCCAGGGGCCAACGGCGCAGTTCAGCTCCGCTTGGCATACTGGGGATGGGCCCGTACCCTTGGGGGACCACCTCCTTCCAGCAGTTAAGGAACGGATTTGGAAAGGAGAGTGCATTGACGTGTTCCATTTGCTCTTCAAGGAGCCGGAGCCACTGGAGAAGGAGGGGTCCCAGgggaaggacaaggagaggaCAAAGCGGAAGCCCATTGAGCATAATTGGGCAAATTGGGTTTCGGGGTACACAATCTACATGGGTGTTCTGATGCAGAAATATCCAGAGCGGGGCCCCGCTCTCGTTAAGTATTTTGATATTATACACAGAGCCTTCATGGACTTTGCTGGTAATGCCTGGGAGCGCTACGACCAAGCGTTCCGCGAGCGCGCCTCCAGCAATGCGGGTATATCCTGGGAAAGGCAGCACCCTGAGTTATGGCTTCAGATTATGACACCCGCGAGGCCCTTGGTAGGCGAGCGCGCCGACAGCGGGCACCTCATTTCCAAAACACCGGCAGCGTCAGCGGCTTCGGCCTCAGGCGCACAGGGGGTTCAAggtcccctggtgtgctgggaatttAACAAGAACGGGAAGTGTGCCCGCTCCCCGTGCAAGTACCGGCATGACTGTGGCTTCTGCGGTGGGCGGCACGCCAGTATCTACTGCCAGCGGGCCAAAGCCCTTAGGGGAAAAGGGGGATACCAAGGCCCGGGAGGGGCAAAGGGCCCAGCAGCCAcggctggaaaagggccccagcccaattaaaatCCCGGTGCTCCGGAGGCTGCTGCGTGACTACCCCAACAGGGAGCGCGCACGCTATATTGAGGACGGTTTTGTGAAGGGGTTTAGGATTCCGTGCCAATCCAGGCGGGTCCATAGTTTTGCACGCAACCTAAAATCGGTTAGGGGGATGGAACACATAGTAGCGAAAAAGATAGCcaaggaggtgtctctggggagggtgctgggcccctttgacaggctgccactgccaacattgcgggtatcccctttgggcgtgGTCCCTAAGAAGGCGCCGGGAGAGTATAGGCTTATccaccacctgtcctacccaAGGGGCGACTCGGTTAACGATGGGATACCGGCGGACCTTTGCTCAGTACGGTATACATCGTTTGATGAGGCTGTGGCCATGATCAGGGGCTGCGGGCCTCGGGCACTGATGGCGAAGTGCGACATTGAATCCGCCTTCCGCCTCCTGCCCGTGCACCCTGATGACTTTGACCTTTTGGGCTTCGCATTTAAAGGGGGATTTTACATCGACAGAgccctccccatgggatgctcgggctcctgtgcggcctttgaggctttcagctcTATGCTGGAATGGGCACTGCGCCGGAGGGCGGGGCTACGCTCCTCCTCTCACTATTTAGATGACTTTATTttcggaggaagggagggctctgGCCAATGCCTACACTTACTGCGCTCATTCAGGGCACTCTGCGGGGATCTGGGGGTGCCACTGGCTAAGGACAAGACAGAGGGCCCGACCACGAAGCTTACATTTCTGGGGATAGAGCTGGACACGGTGGGACAGCTCTCACGCCTCCCCGGGGACAAGCTCGGCATCATGAGGGAATTGctcagggaatgcagagaggctAGGAAGGTAACGCTACGCAAATTGCAATCGCTGGTTGGCCACCTGAACTTCGCTTGCAGGGTGGTGGCTCCAGGTCGCCCCTTTCTAAGGCGCCTGTGTGACGCCATGGTGGGGTGTAATCGACCCCATTTCCTCATTAGGGTGTCTACCGCCATGAGGGAGGATATGGGGCTCTGGCTCAGGTTCCTGGAGTCCTTTAATGGGGTGTCATTCTGGTGTTCTTCCCAGCTGCTCGAGGCCGACTTCCAGGTTCAGTCAGACGCCGCGGGCGGCCTTGGGTTCGGCCTGTACCTGAGAGGGCGCTGGTGCGCGGAACGATGGCCGGGCAGCTGGTCGGAACGGGGAATCACAAGGGATCTCACCTTCCTCGAActcttccccattgtggtggcggtGCACATTTGGGCCGAGTCCTTCAAGGACTCGGTCGTGCGTTTCTGGTGCGATAATTTGGCCGTGGTTCAGATTATTAATAGCCAGACTTCCAAATCACAGAGGGTGATGGGGCTGGTGCGGGCCCTGGTTCTAACATGCCTTCGCCATAACACGCTCTTCACTGCCCAGCACGTTCCAGGGGTGCAGAACGAGGTggcagatgccctgtctcgcttccAGATGCAGCGCTTCCGGAAGCTGGCACCTGGAGCCGCCAAGGAGCCCGAGCAGGTGCCCGAATGGTTGTGGAACCTTGGGATGTAGAGGCGTTTAGGGCCATCCAAGCCTCCATAGCGCCCAGGACACGGGTTGCCTACGACAAAAGGGTCAGGGCCTTTCTGCAGTTTAGAGCTCAGGTAGGATTGGTCCATGTGTGGCCTGTGCCGCCGGAACAGCTGATGCAGTACCTGGTGCACCTCCGTGCCCAGGGGCTGGCGGTGAGCACCATGGCCGGCCATTTGGCTGCGCTggctttctttgggaaagcaaggggcctccccgaccattctggggacttcagggtccggcacatgctggagggctgggcgagGGAGACGCCCGTGCAACCTGACCGACGTAGGCCGGTCACCCCAGAGGCGCTGCAGCTGGCACTGCAGCAACTTGCCGGGGCTTGTGCGTCTCCTTATGAGGAGGTCCTGTTCAGGGCGGCAGCCTTGGTTGCTTTCTTCGGGGCCTTTAGGGTTGGAGAGATGTTCCCCAGGAGCAGGCGCGGCCCCACGAGTAGGGTACTTCAATTCAGTGACCTCACCGTGGGTGCTTCCCGGGTGGTACTGCACCTtaggttttcaaaaacagatcagagaggcaaggggcagAGTGTCGCGCTGCATGCCACTGGCGACCCGGGCTTGTGCCCAGTCCGTGCACTGAAGGACTACACGGAGGCCAGGGGTTCAGCTATGGGGTGCCTCTTTATCCACACTAATGGGCGCCACGTGACCCAATTCCAGTTTTGGGCGGTGATGAGGAGAGCCTttgtggcggcgggggtgccTACCCAGGATCTGGCCCCCCACTCCTTTCGGATTGGGGCGGCTTCCATGGCTGCTCGGATGGGTTATTCGGGCCCGGAAATCCAGcggctgggcaggtggcggtcAGCGGCTTACCGCCGATACGTGCGGTAGATGGGCGCATAagatctgccccaccccacccccacccacgaacCATTTA of the Hemicordylus capensis ecotype Gifberg chromosome 3, rHemCap1.1.pri, whole genome shotgun sequence genome contains:
- the LOC128351983 gene encoding uncharacterized protein LOC128351983, yielding MVVEPWDVEAFRAIQASIAPRTRVAYDKRVRAFLQFRAQVGLVHVWPVPPEQLMQYLVHLRAQGLAVSTMAGHLAALAFFGKARGLPDHSGDFRVRHMLEGWARETPVQPDRRRPVTPEALQLALQQLAGACASPYEEVLFRAAALVAFFGAFRVGEMFPRSRRGPTSRVLQFSDLTVGASRVVLHLRFSKTDQRGKGQSVALHATGDPGLCPVRALKDYTEARGSAMGCLFIHTNGRHVTQFQFWAVMRRAFVAAGVPTQDLAPHSFRIGAASMAARMGYSGPEIQRLGRWRSAAYRRYVR
- the LOC128351981 gene encoding uncharacterized protein LOC128351981 codes for the protein MTVASAVGGTPVSTASGPKPLGEKGDTKAREGQRAQQPRLEKGPSPIKIPVLRRLLRDYPNRERARYIEDGFVKGFRIPCQSRRVHSFARNLKSVRGMEHIVAKKIAKEVSLGRVLGPFDRLPLPTLRVSPLGVVPKKAPGEYRLIHHLSYPRGDSVNDGIPADLCSVRYTSFDEAVAMIRGCGPRALMAKCDIESAFRLLPVHPDDFDLLGFAFKGGFYIDRALPMGCSGSCAAFEAFSSMLEWALRRRAGLRSSSHYLDDFIFGGREGSGQCLHLLRSFRALCGDLGVPLAKDKTEGPTTKLTFLGIELDTVGQLSRLPGDKLGIMRELLRECREARKVTLRKLQSLVGHLNFACRVVAPGRPFLRRLCDAMVGCNRPHFLIRVSTAMREDMGLWLRFLESFNGVSFWCSSQLLEADFQVQSDAAGGLGFGLYLRGRWCAERWPGSWSERGITRDLTFLELFPIVVAVHIWAESFKDSVVRFWCDNLAVVQIINSQTSKSQRVMGLVRALVLTCLRHNTLFTAQHVPGVQNEVADALSRFQMQRFRKLAPGAAKEPEQGLSRLGRGRPGSAQESSYWAIPSFSGHASGRRAPTLEPSLVWGVGPLWSGLAGGACGGPSSCRCCTSSWKGILSRMSCCCILEATTWWTSLAFCSQDRLPRTWWSPSPGARGWWSSGLTSLSGESGGGR